In Aciduliprofundum sp. MAR08-339, a single window of DNA contains:
- a CDS encoding zinc ribbon domain-containing protein, with amino-acid sequence MAEDEDLGTLNLWEQVQNYLAKIQKREKEVNERARQLDEREKKLKEREERIADLEKKVQEKEKLLDRKSSELENYAKKLEEEKSKYQQMIKELQKRVAAVTSAESALKEYEKTLKTTKDEIEKKLGEISALYRGLTDLREKMIQTLESLAGGEVKVEVKEAPGTKEEKKEEFEVVIVDGEEFIKCPQCGTLNSKDAIMCYNCGYVFKPEELEK; translated from the coding sequence ATGGCTGAGGATGAAGATTTGGGCACCCTTAACCTGTGGGAGCAGGTTCAGAACTACTTAGCAAAGATTCAGAAGAGAGAGAAGGAAGTTAATGAACGCGCCCGCCAGCTGGATGAACGGGAGAAAAAACTCAAGGAGAGGGAAGAAAGGATTGCGGATCTTGAAAAGAAGGTTCAGGAGAAGGAGAAGTTGCTTGACAGGAAGAGCTCAGAGCTGGAAAATTATGCAAAGAAACTGGAAGAGGAGAAAAGCAAATACCAGCAGATGATAAAAGAACTTCAAAAGAGGGTTGCTGCTGTAACCTCTGCGGAGAGCGCGTTGAAGGAGTACGAAAAGACCCTGAAGACAACGAAGGATGAAATTGAGAAAAAACTTGGAGAGATATCGGCTTTGTACCGTGGCCTAACTGACCTCAGGGAAAAGATGATCCAAACCCTTGAATCCCTTGCCGGTGGTGAGGTTAAGGTTGAGGTTAAGGAAGCTCCTGGCACAAAGGAGGAGAAAAAGGAAGAATTTGAAGTTGTGATCGTGGATGGAGAGGAGTTTATCAAATGCCCACAGTGCGGAACCCTGAATTCTAAGGATGCAATAATGTGCTATAACTGCGGTTATGTCTTCAAGCCTGAAGAGTTGGAAAAGTGA
- a CDS encoding 30S ribosomal protein S15 — MGRIHARRKGRSGSRRPFRTEKPDWVDMSKDEIIEKVIELSREGHSQAMIGTILRDEYGVPDVKLVTGMSIGKILQENGLAPQIPDDLMALMRKAVKLNNHLASHPKDLGNKRGLQLVEAKIRRLEKYYKRVGKLPQDWKYSLKEAELLVK, encoded by the coding sequence ATGGGCAGGATTCACGCTAGAAGGAAGGGAAGATCCGGATCAAGAAGGCCTTTCAGAACCGAGAAGCCCGATTGGGTGGATATGAGCAAAGATGAGATCATAGAGAAGGTTATAGAACTGAGCAGAGAGGGGCACTCCCAGGCCATGATTGGCACCATTCTGAGGGACGAATACGGGGTGCCCGACGTAAAACTTGTTACCGGAATGAGTATAGGTAAAATACTTCAGGAAAATGGGCTTGCCCCTCAAATTCCAGATGATTTAATGGCCCTTATGAGAAAGGCTGTAAAGTTAAACAACCATCTTGCATCACATCCAAAAGATCTGGGAAACAAGAGGGGCCTGCAACTTGTAGAGGCAAAGATAAGACGCCTGGAGAAGTACTACAAGCGTGTTGGGAAGTTACCACAGGACTGGAAATACAGCCTGAAAGAGGCTGAGCTCCTGGTGAAGTGA
- a CDS encoding YkgJ family cysteine cluster protein: MLPCIKYRCSACCHNTEMMLTEEDVKRIKALGYKDFYYEEDGFFYLKNKNGKCVFLDERGLCMIYEQRPEGCRFYPFIYDPEMDNIMRDEDCPYREKFKLENPEKLKDLVLRILREREMRLKADKQ; the protein is encoded by the coding sequence ATGCTACCCTGCATTAAATACAGATGCTCCGCATGCTGCCACAATACGGAGATGATGCTCACGGAGGAGGATGTAAAAAGAATAAAAGCGCTGGGATACAAAGATTTCTACTATGAGGAGGACGGATTCTTTTACCTCAAAAACAAGAACGGAAAATGCGTGTTTCTAGATGAGCGGGGACTGTGTATGATATACGAGCAAAGACCGGAGGGTTGCAGGTTTTATCCTTTCATCTACGATCCAGAGATGGACAATATAATGAGGGATGAGGATTGCCCGTACAGGGAGAAATTCAAACTTGAAAATCCAGAAAAACTGAAAGATCTGGTTTTAAGAATTCTTAGGGAGAGGGAGATGAGACTCAAAGCAGATAAGCAATGA
- a CDS encoding segregation/condensation protein A, which produces MQHELTDHLMYYKALLDEDIDIDYYIHMARTLEEGIHISAKNPVDKAVAIAFELVLDEKLDPWKIDLMKFTKLYLERIRKEREIDFIIAGRIIYMAWNVLMKKSKDVLEEAEREMYYVDEDFFDIDVGAFEFDEEEFVEPSIEIKEPVRREEERPVSLMELIQAINEARREVEIKKRQRKIREKFKFNLDEKVHREDLEEEIKEVWARLSEVHGEEISLSMVYDGTREDFIKVFLSLLFLEKFDKVELHQDVPYGEITIKILIPEELRNIEFINPPEISLETI; this is translated from the coding sequence GTGCAGCATGAACTCACAGATCATCTTATGTACTACAAAGCGCTTTTAGACGAGGACATTGATATTGATTATTACATCCACATGGCCCGTACCCTGGAGGAGGGCATACATATATCCGCGAAGAATCCTGTGGACAAGGCGGTGGCCATAGCATTTGAACTTGTTCTTGATGAAAAACTCGACCCTTGGAAAATAGACCTCATGAAATTCACAAAGCTCTACCTTGAAAGGATAAGGAAGGAGAGGGAAATAGATTTCATCATCGCTGGCAGGATAATATACATGGCGTGGAATGTACTGATGAAGAAGAGCAAGGATGTGCTTGAAGAGGCCGAAAGAGAGATGTACTATGTGGACGAGGATTTCTTCGATATTGATGTGGGTGCCTTTGAATTTGATGAGGAAGAATTTGTGGAGCCAAGTATTGAGATAAAGGAACCTGTGAGACGTGAGGAAGAGCGCCCCGTTAGTTTGATGGAACTCATTCAGGCCATAAACGAAGCAAGAAGGGAAGTAGAGATAAAGAAAAGACAGCGCAAGATTCGTGAAAAGTTCAAGTTCAATCTGGATGAGAAGGTTCATCGTGAGGATCTGGAGGAGGAGATAAAGGAGGTTTGGGCCAGGTTGAGTGAGGTTCATGGTGAGGAGATTTCTCTCAGTATGGTATACGATGGAACAAGGGAGGATTTCATCAAGGTTTTTCTCTCTCTTCTATTCCTTGAGAAATTTGATAAGGTGGAACTGCATCAGGATGTGCCTTACGGGGAGATAACCATAAAAATACTGATACCGGAGGAGCTGAGAAACATAGAGTTTATAAATCCTCCAGAAATAAGTTTGGAAACTATTTAA
- a CDS encoding 4-phosphopantoate--beta-alanine ligase produces MIPKSHPRYESLMKRERIIEGFKKGIVAHAGLIAHGRGETFDYLIGERSENFALRAEEAAVARLFLAENPVISVNGNVTALAAPDVIQFARALNTKIEVNLFYRTEERIRKIVNEFEKLGASILGAEPDARIPNLEHARALCTREGIYSADVVLVPLEDGDRTKALKDMGKFVITIDLNPLSRTAQTADITIVDELTRAIKNMIKFADGMNEERARRVLEEYDNRDILAQSLNHIKNRLEMLAYHFSNSSGLKT; encoded by the coding sequence ATGATACCGAAAAGCCATCCGAGGTACGAATCCCTAATGAAGAGGGAAAGGATAATAGAAGGTTTTAAAAAGGGGATAGTTGCCCATGCAGGTCTGATAGCCCACGGAAGGGGGGAAACCTTCGATTACCTCATCGGTGAGAGAAGCGAGAATTTTGCATTGAGAGCAGAGGAGGCCGCAGTGGCAAGATTGTTCCTTGCAGAAAACCCCGTGATCTCTGTGAATGGAAATGTAACAGCCCTGGCAGCTCCGGATGTGATTCAATTTGCTAGAGCCTTAAACACAAAAATTGAGGTAAACCTTTTCTATCGCACCGAGGAAAGAATAAGGAAAATCGTGAACGAGTTTGAAAAACTGGGTGCAAGTATTCTAGGGGCTGAACCAGATGCAAGGATTCCGAACCTTGAACATGCAAGGGCACTATGCACAAGGGAGGGTATATATTCAGCAGATGTAGTGCTTGTGCCCCTTGAAGATGGAGATCGTACAAAGGCACTTAAGGACATGGGAAAATTCGTCATCACCATAGATCTGAATCCACTATCCAGAACTGCCCAAACTGCAGATATCACCATCGTGGACGAACTCACAAGGGCAATCAAAAATATGATAAAATTTGCAGATGGTATGAACGAAGAGAGAGCACGTAGAGTGCTCGAGGAATACGATAATAGGGATATCCTCGCACAGAGCTTAAATCACATAAAAAATAGGCTGGAGATGTTGGCATATCACTTTTCCAACTCTTCAGGCTTGAAGACATAA
- the smc gene encoding chromosome segregation protein SMC, whose amino-acid sequence MYLKAIELENFKSFGRRTRLEFKKGFTAISGPNGSGKSNITDAILFVLGPKSSKKIRAQRLTDLIYNGGKNGRPADYCKVSLIFDNRDRVLPIDEDEVKLTRYIKRANNEEGYNSYFYINGDRARLQDFNSILMHAKISADGYNFVQQGDVTSIVKMTPTERRIILDDIAGITKFDSDIKKAEDDRRITEENMGRIEVRLDEIKRNMEKLERDRQIALRYRELEEKMLETNAKIAYSAMKEAEMSIQSLRRQLDGITENINNLRKEINAREEEEREVERKIDEIDRKIKAMGMEEISKMSKKIEDLKIKYAEVKMDKENKEYRVEEMRDEIKNLETLLAQIRKDKKSKIDELNVLRSDRDSIKKEYEGKFRELKTKEQNLGQANRKFKELQNEVTKIEGEIKNLRKVYASKVDEENRIKGEISRIRGEIASKEESIKDVEAAIRDAEWRISQFKNETRDFEKEKKSLEKRYYDLSNEESRLSKELQQKEKLVTQLTAEYEKVKARMEGSEDSLSRAVMAILAARDRGELRGIYGTIAELGNVDDKYALAIEIAAGTRMMSIVCENDDAAARAIEYLKKNRLGRAIFLPLNKMLRGRPRGKAILAARDSHALGFAMDLISFDKKFEAAFWYVFGDTVIVDNLDNARRLMGGVRLVTLDGQLIEASGAMVGGSVERRKKISMGNLEEIGRKLREAMSERDEIRSRLESLREELEDVIRKIRELKAQDNSSQIAIWNEERKRNQEKLKILRSQVKKLEDEIQNYEKILESVRAEEEEIKGKIEGMEKMESKMREEMQRLIPENVSSEINALRDEVESLRVKLESTEKEIVRVEGEVKTLQSREDDALADKKKKESGIENLLNEIRNLEMQMENLKVERRKLEEILEREKSKVQGLVDERDALVKRIESIKEEIAQKKWDIEVNEGLKIHVIANLKTQEANYEEAKKDYESYGIEVHSVETVARLKNILKDLQSQMLSLGPVNMRSIEEYEEERKRYETLREEYNRLKEERKNLLNLVKELNGKKKDGLMKVFNAINENFKKIYKEVSNGGDAELVLENPDDPFKGGLIIRVKPVGKKFVLLDSLSGGEKSLTALAFIFAIQQYDPSPFYVLDEVDMFLDGVNAEMVGRIIKRNSATAQFIVISLRKATLKFADYVIGVTHRGDGLSRVFIQKVPEVEEGAA is encoded by the coding sequence ATGTATCTTAAAGCCATTGAGCTTGAAAATTTCAAATCATTCGGCAGAAGGACAAGATTGGAGTTTAAAAAGGGTTTTACAGCCATAAGTGGTCCCAACGGAAGTGGTAAAAGCAACATAACTGATGCCATACTCTTCGTTCTGGGACCGAAATCCTCCAAGAAGATAAGGGCTCAGAGGCTTACTGACCTGATATACAATGGGGGCAAGAATGGGAGGCCTGCTGATTACTGCAAGGTTAGTTTGATTTTTGATAACCGTGACCGTGTTTTGCCCATCGATGAGGATGAGGTAAAGCTCACAAGGTACATAAAAAGGGCCAACAACGAGGAGGGATACAACAGTTATTTTTACATAAACGGCGATCGTGCCAGGCTTCAGGATTTCAATTCCATTCTTATGCATGCAAAGATCAGTGCAGATGGATATAATTTTGTGCAGCAGGGAGATGTGACGAGCATAGTCAAGATGACTCCCACAGAGCGGAGGATCATTTTGGATGATATTGCGGGCATAACAAAGTTCGATAGCGATATCAAGAAGGCTGAGGATGATAGACGCATAACGGAGGAGAACATGGGTCGCATCGAGGTGCGGCTGGATGAGATAAAGAGGAACATGGAAAAATTGGAGAGAGATAGGCAAATTGCACTGCGTTACAGGGAACTGGAAGAGAAGATGCTGGAGACAAATGCAAAAATTGCCTATTCGGCTATGAAGGAGGCCGAAATGTCCATCCAATCTCTCAGAAGGCAGTTGGATGGGATAACGGAGAATATAAATAATCTAAGGAAGGAGATAAATGCCAGAGAAGAGGAGGAGAGGGAGGTTGAAAGGAAAATTGACGAAATAGACAGGAAGATCAAGGCCATGGGAATGGAAGAGATATCCAAGATGAGCAAAAAAATTGAGGATTTGAAGATAAAATATGCTGAGGTCAAGATGGACAAGGAGAACAAGGAGTACCGTGTTGAGGAGATGAGGGATGAGATAAAAAATCTTGAAACTCTCCTTGCCCAGATCAGGAAGGATAAAAAATCAAAAATTGATGAGTTAAATGTCCTCAGGAGTGATAGGGATTCCATAAAGAAGGAATATGAGGGCAAGTTTAGGGAGTTGAAGACCAAGGAGCAGAATCTTGGTCAGGCCAACAGGAAATTCAAGGAACTGCAGAACGAGGTCACTAAAATAGAGGGGGAGATCAAAAATTTGAGAAAGGTTTATGCCTCAAAGGTTGATGAGGAGAATAGGATAAAGGGGGAGATCAGCAGGATAAGGGGAGAAATAGCATCCAAGGAGGAGAGTATAAAGGATGTTGAAGCAGCCATAAGGGATGCAGAGTGGAGGATCTCCCAGTTCAAGAACGAGACAAGAGATTTTGAGAAGGAGAAAAAATCCTTGGAGAAGCGGTACTACGATCTCAGCAACGAAGAATCCAGGCTTTCAAAGGAGTTGCAACAGAAGGAAAAACTCGTCACCCAGCTTACAGCCGAGTACGAGAAGGTAAAGGCTAGGATGGAAGGAAGCGAAGATTCTCTGAGCAGGGCTGTTATGGCCATTCTCGCTGCAAGGGATAGGGGAGAGTTGAGGGGAATATACGGCACCATAGCCGAACTCGGAAATGTGGATGATAAATACGCTCTTGCCATTGAGATTGCCGCTGGAACCAGGATGATGAGCATAGTTTGTGAGAATGATGATGCTGCTGCCAGGGCCATAGAGTACCTGAAGAAGAACAGGCTTGGAAGGGCCATATTCTTGCCTCTCAACAAGATGCTCCGTGGAAGGCCCAGGGGCAAGGCAATACTCGCTGCCAGAGATTCTCATGCCTTGGGATTTGCCATGGACCTAATAAGTTTTGACAAGAAATTTGAGGCAGCATTCTGGTACGTGTTTGGAGACACCGTTATTGTGGACAATCTTGACAATGCTCGTAGATTGATGGGCGGTGTGCGTCTTGTCACTCTTGATGGGCAACTCATAGAGGCAAGCGGTGCCATGGTAGGAGGAAGTGTGGAGAGGAGAAAGAAGATAAGCATGGGCAATCTGGAGGAAATTGGACGCAAATTAAGGGAAGCGATGAGCGAGCGTGATGAAATCAGATCAAGACTGGAGAGTTTGAGAGAGGAACTTGAAGATGTGATAAGAAAAATAAGAGAGTTGAAGGCCCAGGATAACAGCTCCCAGATTGCAATATGGAACGAGGAGAGGAAGAGAAACCAGGAAAAACTCAAAATCTTGCGCTCGCAGGTGAAGAAACTTGAGGATGAAATCCAGAATTACGAGAAGATTCTTGAAAGTGTGAGGGCTGAAGAGGAGGAGATAAAGGGGAAGATTGAAGGAATGGAGAAGATGGAATCCAAGATGCGGGAAGAGATGCAGAGACTCATTCCCGAGAACGTATCTTCTGAGATCAATGCACTCCGGGATGAGGTAGAATCCCTAAGGGTGAAATTGGAGAGCACTGAGAAGGAGATCGTGCGTGTTGAGGGGGAGGTAAAGACCCTTCAATCCAGGGAGGACGATGCCCTTGCAGATAAGAAGAAGAAAGAGAGTGGCATAGAGAACCTGCTCAATGAGATAAGGAACCTTGAGATGCAAATGGAAAATTTGAAGGTTGAGCGTCGCAAACTTGAAGAGATTTTAGAGAGGGAGAAGAGCAAGGTCCAGGGATTGGTGGACGAGCGTGATGCTCTGGTGAAGAGGATAGAGAGTATAAAGGAGGAAATTGCCCAGAAGAAGTGGGATATAGAGGTGAATGAGGGACTTAAAATTCATGTGATTGCAAATCTGAAAACCCAGGAGGCAAATTATGAGGAGGCGAAGAAGGATTACGAGAGTTACGGAATAGAGGTACACAGCGTCGAGACCGTGGCGAGGCTCAAGAACATCCTCAAGGATTTGCAATCTCAGATGCTTTCTCTAGGTCCTGTGAATATGAGGAGCATTGAGGAGTATGAGGAGGAACGGAAGAGATACGAGACCTTGAGGGAGGAGTACAACAGGTTGAAGGAAGAGAGGAAGAATCTACTCAATCTTGTCAAGGAACTCAATGGGAAGAAGAAGGATGGGTTGATGAAGGTATTCAACGCCATAAACGAGAACTTCAAGAAGATATACAAGGAGGTAAGCAACGGTGGAGATGCGGAACTTGTGCTTGAGAACCCAGATGATCCATTCAAAGGAGGTCTGATAATACGCGTGAAGCCTGTGGGTAAGAAGTTCGTACTTCTTGACTCTCTGAGCGGTGGAGAGAAGAGTCTGACTGCCCTTGCCTTCATATTTGCAATTCAGCAGTACGATCCATCTCCATTTTACGTGCTTGACGAGGTTGACATGTTCTTGGACGGTGTGAACGCAGAGATGGTTGGAAGGATAATAAAGAGAAACTCAGCCACGGCCCAGTTCATCGTCATATCCCTCAGAAAGGCCACATTGAAATTTGCAGATTATGTCATAGGTGTGACTCACAGGGGAGATGGTCTCTCCCGTGTATTCATTCAGAAGGTTCCGGAGGTGGAAGAAGGTGCAGCATGA
- a CDS encoding sodium ion-translocating decarboxylase subunit beta yields MFGVLGELLGFLSLNWKEAVMIIVGLLFITLGIKYKMEPLLLIPIGFSAVIVNLPLSGLTEAPHGFLYLVYKYLISTEAIPLLIFLGIGAMTDFEPLLANPKTFLLGAAAQIGIYCAMLAALIFGFNINQAAAIGIIGGADGPTTIYTATKLAPDILGAVAVAAYSYMSMVPLIQPPVIRALTTKKERSVVMKPLRRVGKREKILFPIVTTIVVGLLVPTALPLIGMLMFGNLLRECGVTERLSKTVQNELINIATIFLGLGVGYMMTASRFLTIQTVEILLLGVFAFATATAGGVLLGKLFYILSHGKINPIIGAAGVSAVPMSARVVQRLGSRENPGNFLLMHAMGPNVAGVIGSAIAAGVFIAYLL; encoded by the coding sequence ATGTTCGGAGTGCTGGGGGAACTTCTTGGTTTCCTCTCTCTAAACTGGAAGGAAGCTGTTATGATCATAGTCGGATTGCTCTTCATTACCTTGGGAATAAAGTATAAAATGGAGCCATTGCTTCTTATCCCCATAGGCTTCAGTGCGGTAATAGTTAACCTGCCTCTGAGTGGACTGACTGAGGCGCCTCATGGATTCCTCTACCTTGTTTACAAGTATTTGATAAGTACAGAGGCCATTCCGCTCCTCATATTTTTAGGTATAGGTGCAATGACTGATTTCGAGCCTCTGCTTGCCAACCCAAAGACCTTTCTTCTTGGGGCAGCAGCTCAGATTGGAATTTACTGTGCCATGCTTGCTGCCCTTATTTTCGGATTTAATATAAATCAGGCAGCGGCCATAGGTATAATTGGAGGGGCGGATGGGCCCACCACAATCTACACGGCTACAAAACTTGCTCCAGATATTCTGGGTGCCGTTGCGGTGGCTGCCTATTCGTACATGTCCATGGTTCCGCTCATTCAGCCGCCTGTAATAAGGGCTCTCACCACTAAAAAGGAAAGAAGTGTCGTTATGAAGCCTCTGAGAAGGGTTGGAAAGAGAGAAAAAATTCTTTTTCCTATAGTTACAACAATTGTTGTTGGGCTGTTAGTTCCAACTGCCCTGCCTTTGATCGGAATGCTCATGTTTGGAAATCTTCTGAGAGAGTGCGGAGTCACTGAGAGATTGTCAAAAACTGTACAAAATGAGTTAATAAACATTGCCACCATATTTTTGGGACTAGGTGTGGGTTATATGATGACGGCCAGTAGATTTTTAACCATACAAACTGTTGAGATTCTTCTACTTGGTGTGTTTGCATTTGCAACAGCAACTGCCGGCGGGGTGTTGCTGGGTAAACTCTTCTACATACTCTCCCACGGTAAGATAAACCCCATAATTGGAGCGGCCGGAGTGAGCGCGGTGCCCATGAGCGCACGCGTGGTTCAGAGATTGGGTTCAAGGGAGAATCCTGGCAATTTTCTGCTCATGCATGCCATGGGTCCAAATGTGGCGGGTGTTATTGGATCTGCCATAGCGGCTGGGGTGTTCATTGCTTATCTGCTTTGA
- a CDS encoding metallophosphoesterase: protein MKLLALADIHGSWNALYMIDELSQEYEFDAVLIAGDITNFGPADFALEFLNHIERPVLAVPGNCDPPDVLDAIEKSRAENLHDRAVVLGNQKFIGLGGTNGRGFTMGITFSEDYAYSVFRNCRGCVFLTHQPPLGILDDVGGRHIGSRGIRDAVFEAKPKLVVSGHVHEARGYRFIKDILFVNPGPAKDGYAAIINLQGMNVEMIEK, encoded by the coding sequence ATGAAGCTCTTGGCACTGGCTGATATTCACGGCTCTTGGAACGCACTCTACATGATTGATGAACTTTCCCAGGAATATGAATTCGACGCGGTGCTGATTGCCGGGGATATAACCAATTTCGGTCCTGCTGATTTTGCCCTTGAATTTTTGAATCATATTGAGAGGCCTGTGCTCGCGGTTCCTGGTAACTGCGATCCACCAGATGTGCTCGATGCCATAGAAAAAAGCAGAGCTGAAAATTTGCATGATAGAGCCGTTGTGCTTGGGAATCAAAAATTCATCGGGCTCGGTGGCACAAATGGAAGGGGCTTCACCATGGGCATAACATTCTCTGAGGATTATGCCTACAGTGTTTTCAGGAATTGCAGAGGGTGTGTATTTTTAACTCACCAGCCGCCCTTGGGCATACTTGACGATGTTGGGGGCAGACACATAGGAAGCAGGGGTATAAGAGATGCCGTTTTTGAGGCAAAGCCCAAGCTGGTTGTATCGGGGCATGTGCACGAGGCCAGAGGTTATAGATTCATAAAGGATATCCTCTTTGTCAATCCAGGACCTGCCAAGGACGGATACGCTGCTATTATCAATTTGCAGGGCATGAATGTTGAAATGATAGAAAAATAG
- a CDS encoding DUF429 domain-containing protein yields MRIIGIDLAAKERNPTGIAIMDGSKIKTLTLFYDFEILNFIVHINPSVIAIDAPLTLKDRYAERYLKRYGAMSLKIPSIRLLARRGLKLKEDFEKKGFKVIEVFPTATAKILGFYKRNKMEMLSYFKDFSVDGARNKHEVDAIIAAYTAYLHLLGKSRTVDGVVIPE; encoded by the coding sequence GTGAGAATAATAGGAATAGATCTAGCTGCAAAGGAGAGAAATCCAACGGGAATCGCCATAATGGATGGTTCGAAAATTAAAACCCTCACACTTTTTTATGATTTTGAAATATTGAACTTCATTGTTCATATTAACCCGAGTGTCATAGCAATAGATGCTCCTCTAACCCTCAAAGATCGTTACGCAGAGAGATATCTGAAAAGATATGGGGCCATGAGTCTCAAGATTCCCTCAATCAGACTTCTTGCGAGAAGAGGCTTGAAATTAAAGGAAGATTTTGAAAAAAAGGGATTTAAGGTGATTGAGGTGTTTCCAACGGCAACCGCAAAGATTCTCGGATTTTACAAAAGAAATAAGATGGAAATGCTCTCCTACTTCAAAGATTTCTCAGTTGATGGTGCTAGGAACAAGCACGAAGTGGATGCCATAATAGCAGCATATACAGCGTACCTGCATCTTCTCGGAAAGTCCAGAACGGTGGATGGTGTGGTTATTCCAGAATAA
- a CDS encoding DNA-directed RNA polymerase subunit L, with amino-acid sequence MKEMEFRIISKEKNEMVLEVVNADRTLLIPLVEELNRDDMVEQAIYHYEHPYLENPTLKIRVKSGKPQAAIKRAAKRLEKIFEEMEKEFERVK; translated from the coding sequence ATGAAGGAAATGGAGTTCAGGATAATTTCAAAGGAGAAAAACGAGATGGTTCTGGAAGTTGTGAACGCGGACAGAACCCTTTTGATTCCCCTGGTTGAGGAACTCAACAGGGATGACATGGTTGAGCAGGCCATTTACCACTATGAGCACCCATACCTTGAAAATCCCACCCTTAAAATAAGGGTGAAAAGTGGAAAGCCCCAGGCGGCAATAAAGAGGGCTGCAAAGAGATTGGAAAAGATTTTTGAGGAAATGGAAAAAGAGTTTGAAAGGGTTAAATAG
- a CDS encoding DHH family phosphoesterase: MSSVIQERLKRARKLIEEGDNFRIITHYDVDGVCSGGIVARYLLKRGKRFHISFFRNVEKDTILKIIQDEEYVIMTDLGSGLIDSLEGNVIVLDHHKPPGDNENIIHVNPHLDGYNGSHDACASTLSYMLADDPSMAKFFLAGVFGDKQHLGGFTGINREIFEKLGLRVEDVVVLHGNVVDSILYSTEPFFFGLSGNQEAIEEFLRKIKIPPTKDFEELSERERTKLVSALTMNLLKHSKVSTIGRKIIDMDVGVDGTSIRYLTELIDSSARTDNQSIALSYVLGDESAKEKMEVLRKEYKSRVIEGIYSMLDNLFELSHLQYFFVNNSYLASSLATIGSLYILDDRKVTLGIYSDNMVHISARGTQKIVKKVHLGDLMRKLSQKFGGNGGGHDIAAGATIPKGTEENFIKELNTEIEKSLSS; this comes from the coding sequence ATGTCCTCTGTCATTCAAGAGAGGTTAAAAAGAGCCCGAAAACTCATTGAAGAGGGTGATAATTTTAGGATTATCACCCACTACGACGTTGATGGTGTTTGCTCAGGGGGGATTGTGGCCAGATACCTTTTAAAAAGAGGCAAGAGATTTCACATCTCATTCTTTCGCAATGTGGAAAAGGACACTATTTTGAAAATTATCCAGGACGAAGAGTACGTCATAATGACGGATCTCGGTTCTGGACTTATTGATTCTCTTGAGGGAAATGTGATTGTGCTGGACCACCACAAGCCACCAGGAGACAATGAAAACATCATACACGTGAACCCGCATCTTGACGGGTACAACGGCTCCCATGACGCCTGCGCCAGCACACTATCATACATGCTTGCGGATGATCCAAGTATGGCAAAATTCTTCCTTGCAGGGGTGTTTGGCGATAAACAGCATCTGGGAGGGTTCACTGGAATTAACAGAGAAATATTTGAAAAACTGGGCCTGAGGGTGGAAGATGTTGTGGTACTCCACGGAAACGTGGTTGATTCCATTCTTTACTCCACAGAGCCCTTCTTTTTCGGGCTATCTGGAAACCAAGAGGCCATCGAAGAATTCCTGAGAAAAATAAAAATACCTCCAACGAAAGATTTTGAAGAACTATCAGAGAGGGAGAGAACAAAATTGGTCTCTGCACTTACAATGAATCTACTGAAGCACAGCAAGGTTTCAACAATTGGGAGAAAAATAATTGATATGGATGTGGGCGTGGATGGAACAAGCATAAGGTACCTCACAGAGCTCATCGATTCTTCAGCCCGTACCGATAATCAGAGCATTGCCCTTAGCTACGTACTGGGTGATGAAAGCGCAAAAGAAAAAATGGAAGTTCTCAGAAAGGAATACAAGAGCAGGGTTATTGAAGGGATATATTCTATGCTGGATAACCTATTTGAGTTGTCCCATCTCCAGTACTTCTTCGTAAACAACAGTTATCTCGCATCCTCTCTGGCAACCATAGGTTCCCTTTACATACTTGACGATAGAAAGGTCACGCTTGGGATATACTCTGACAACATGGTCCACATATCAGCAAGGGGCACCCAGAAAATAGTAAAAAAAGTTCATCTGGGAGATTTGATGCGCAAACTTTCCCAGAAATTTGGTGGCAATGGCGGGGGCCACGACATTGCTGCAGGGGCTACCATTCCAAAGGGCACAGAGGAGAACTTTATCAAGGAACTAAACACCGAGATAGAAAAAAGTTTATCCTCCTGA